The following coding sequences lie in one Syngnathus scovelli strain Florida chromosome 1, RoL_Ssco_1.2, whole genome shotgun sequence genomic window:
- the pdzd11 gene encoding PDZ domain-containing protein 11 isoform X2, which produces MDQKIPYDDYQLPVVFLPSYENPPAWIPPQERIRHPDYNNELTQFLPRTVVLKKPPGAQLGFNIRGGKASQLGIFISKVVPDSDAHRAGLQEGDQVLSVNEVDFQDIEHSRTTRGRRRGLSTRGCQRPKKRSLSLR; this is translated from the exons ATGGATCAGAAGATTCCTTATGATGACTATCAACTCCCAGTGGTCTTCTTGCCCTCTTATGAGAACCCTCCAGCATGGATACCTCCTCAAGAG AGGATTCGCCACCCCGATTACAACAATGAGCTGACCCAGTTCCTCCCACGCACAGTGGTCTTGAAGAAACCTCCGGGAGCACAGCTTGGCTTCAACATTCGTGGGGGCAAGGCTTCGCAGCTGGGAATCTTCATATCCAAG GTGGTTCCGGACTCTGACGCGCACCGTGCAGGACTACAGGAAGGAGACCAAGTTCTTTCCGTCAACGAGGTGGACTTCCAAGACATCGAACATTCCAGA ACTACCAGAGGCAGAAGGAGAGGACTGTCCACTAGGGGGTGTCAGAGACCAAAGAAAAGGTCATTGTCACTTCGTTGA
- the gdpd2 gene encoding glycerophosphoinositol inositolphosphodiesterase GDPD2 isoform X1 translates to MSLFTTCCRGLFSCQWKRSRNARTSKSACFWFSFLTLITLLSVCWMYICLVTSNDREDVNWKGFIKLKRWVNWFMVLIIVSAVLTSYCVLLLLFALFQVALREPLNLHWLHKCLLVLSLLFISLGIIGISLQWMREWPTVPLSLQATAPFLQFGAVGSLVLLSPFVFEGFHMAKSKWSRFLMASLCAVVSAAVLLCPLLIHSPCLIDHSDLPPKPKLIGHRGAPMLAPENTMMSFRKSLQCGVTALETDVQISKDRIPFLMHDHDSGFLRRTTDVKKKFPHTDFNASTELSWTDLKSLNAGEWFLQTDPFRSLSQLSTEDKEEARNQSVASLLQLLHLAKSHNVSVIFDLYSPDQKNDTVDVIKTILMSELDPSLVLWLPPTERDYVKTAAPGLVHVYDNEHDMFQNGGNHLNRQYNKLNTEQIRHLVGQNVTVNVWVVNESWLFSLLWCAGVSSVTTNACHLLKDLRRPNWIMVQVLVLLSLLHKQVAGLKLKAVQKGRCHSNVLACHSSEWVCFRPVGRTYWCGSQWTWFLLS, encoded by the exons ATGTCGCTGTTCACCACTTGTTGTCGAGGCTTGTTCAGCTGCCAGTGGAAACGCTCGAGGAATGCCAGGACAAGTAAA AGTGCATGCTTCTGGTTCTCATTCCTCACTTTGATCACCTTGCTGTCGGTGTGTTGGATGTACATCTGTCTGGTCACTTCAAATGACCGAGAGGATGTCAACTG GAAGGGCTTTATCAAACTGAAGCGCTGGGTGAACTGGTTCATGGTGCTGATCATCGTCTCAGCGGTGTTAACCAGCTACTGTGTACTGCTGCTG CTTTTTGCTTTATTCCAAGTTGCCTTGAGAGAACCActaaacttacattggctccataAG TGCCTCCTAGTCCTCAGTTTGCTTTTCATCTCTCTTGGAATCATCGGAATAAGTCTCCAGTGGATGAGAGAATGGCCAACTGTTCCTCTCTCACTCCAG GCGACCGCTCCTTTCTTGCAGTTCGGTGCCGTTGGAAGCTTGGTTCTGCTGAGCCCATTTGTCTTCGAGGGATTCCACATGGCCAAAAGCAAAT GGTCTCGCTTCCTGATGGCATCGTTGTGCGCTGTAGTTTCTGCAGCCGTCCTTCTGTGTCCTTTACTCATCCATTCACCTTGTCTGATCGACCACAGCGACTTGCCTCCAAAGCCGAAGCTCATCGGCCACAGAGGCGCACCAATG CTGGCCCCCGAGAACACGATGATGTCATTCCGAAAGAGCCTTCAATGCGGCGTGACGGCACTTGAGACAGACGTGCAGATCAG TAAGGACAGAATTCCATTTTTGATGCACGATCATGACTCAGGCTTCTTAAGGAGAACAACCGACGTCAAAAAGAAGTTTCCGCACACCGATTTCAATGCGAGCACGGAGCTGAGCTGGACAGACTTGAAAAGTCTGAACGCGGGTGAATGGTTCCTACAA ACGGATCCTTTCCGCTCACTGTCTCAGCTCTCTACGGAGGATAAAGAAGAAGCCCGGAATCAGAGCGTTGCATCTTTACTGCAGCTCCTGCACCTCGCCAAGAGCCACAACGTATCGGTCATATTCGACCTTTACAGTCCCGACCAGAAGAATGACACGGTGGATGTGATCAAAACCATCCTTATGTCTGAACTGGACCCAAGCCTG GTCCTGTGGCTTCCTCCAACAGAGCGAGACTATGTGAAAACAGCCGCTCCGGGCTTGGTCCACGTCTACGACAATGAGCACGACATGTTTCAAAACGGAGGCAACCATCTCAATCGGCAGTACAACAAGTTGAACACGGAGCAAATCAG GCATCTTGTGGGTCAAAACGTAACGGTGAACGTGTGGGTGGTCAATGAGTCGTGGCTTTTCTCATTGCTGTGGTGCGCCGGGGTCAGTTCCGTCACCACCaacgcttgccatctcctcaagGACTTGCGGCGGCCCAATTGGATCATGGTACAAGTACTCGTGCTCCTTTCGCTCCTACACAAGCAGGTTGCAGGATTGAAACTGAAGGCTGTACAGAAAGGCAGGTGCCACTCGAATGTCTTGGCGTGTCACTCATCCGAATGGGTATGTTTCAGGCCCGTCGGACGTACGTACTGGTGTGGATCACAGTGGACGTGGTTTCTGTTGTCCTGA
- the LOC125989292 gene encoding hemicentin-1-like — MRIFSMRVALVLLLLSPWRHVKPEAGSSCTCALDKACSCSVGQSVTLDSGESSVKVTWTKDGAEIKQGKATYTDGTDDTQKATMTQLTKEDSGLYKATWTSGSTQTTKSFTVAVAPVICTVHQVCAVTKGHSFQLPSSLTGVVKWGKGGAEVTDKFEDAVNKPNLISQADTGAAGMYVAIEGTDVTKMKAFLVQVHDPVTSVRVERVAKKQVSLSCIASGSFKELKWKEGGKPVTDGENYKLRLKNAQLIIKDVPAEAGAYTCVAVQFDDSEKESPTLHLSSVDADDDQVLLPKPGSGSGGGDRSSALAGPSDSNALLVLCVLLLQLYWMV, encoded by the exons ATGCGGATCTTCTCGATGCGCGTTGCGCTGGTGCTGCTGCTCCTCTCGCCATGGCGCCACGTTAAGCCAG AGGCAGGAAGCAGCTGCACATGCGCTCTGGACAAGGCGTGCTCCTGCAGCGTGGGTCAAAGCGTCACCTTAGATAGCGGCGAATCCTCCGTAAAGGTCACCTGGACGAAGGATGGCGCTGAGATCAAGCAAGGAAAGGCTACTTATACGGACGGTACGGACGATACCCAGAAAGCAACAATGACCCAGTTGACCAAAGAAGACAGCGGGTTGTACAAAGCAACATGGACGTCAGGCTCAACGCAGACCACTAAGTCTTTCACAGTGGCCGTTGCGCCAG TCATCTGCACAGTCCACCAGGTGTGCGCTGTCACCAAGGGCCACAGCTTCCAATTACCTTCCAGCCTCACGGGCGTTGTCAAATGGGGCAAAGGAGGAGCCGAAGTAACGGATAAGTTTGAAGACGCCGTTAACAAGCCTAATCTGATCAGCCAGGCTGACACGGGCGCTGCCGGGATGTACGTGGCCATCGAGGGTACGGATGTTACCAAGATGAAGGCGTTCCTTGTCCAGGTTCACG ACCCGGTCACCTCAGTCCGCGTTGAACGTGTCGCTAAAAAGCAGGTGTCCCTCTCCTGCATCGCatcggggagcttcaaagaactCAAGTGGAAGGAGGGAGGAAAGCCTGTCACCGATGGCGAGAACTACAAGCTCAGACTGAAGAACGCGCAGTTGATCATCAAGGATGTCCCAGCCGAGGCGGGGGCCTACACTTGCGTGGCCGTACAATTCGACGACAGTGAGAAGGAGTCCCCAACCTTGCACCTCAGCAGCGTTGACGCCGATGACGACCAGGTTCTCCTCCCCAAGCCCGGTAGCGGTTCAGGCGGTGGCGACA GATCGAGCGCTTTGGCTGGCCCGTCCGACAGTAATGCTCTGCTGGTGCTGTGCGTCCTGCTGCTTCAGCTCTACTGGATGGTCTAG
- the pdzd11 gene encoding PDZ domain-containing protein 11 isoform X1, which produces MDQKIPYDDYQLPVVFLPSYENPPAWIPPQERIRHPDYNNELTQFLPRTVVLKKPPGAQLGFNIRGGKASQLGIFISKVVPDSDAHRAGLQEGDQVLSVNEVDFQDIEHSRAVDILKTAREILMRVRFFPYNYQRQKERTVH; this is translated from the exons ATGGATCAGAAGATTCCTTATGATGACTATCAACTCCCAGTGGTCTTCTTGCCCTCTTATGAGAACCCTCCAGCATGGATACCTCCTCAAGAG AGGATTCGCCACCCCGATTACAACAATGAGCTGACCCAGTTCCTCCCACGCACAGTGGTCTTGAAGAAACCTCCGGGAGCACAGCTTGGCTTCAACATTCGTGGGGGCAAGGCTTCGCAGCTGGGAATCTTCATATCCAAG GTGGTTCCGGACTCTGACGCGCACCGTGCAGGACTACAGGAAGGAGACCAAGTTCTTTCCGTCAACGAGGTGGACTTCCAAGACATCGAACATTCCAGA GCTGTGGACATTCTAAAGACTGCACGGGAAATCCTGATGAGGGTCCGCTTTTTCCCTTACA ACTACCAGAGGCAGAAGGAGAGGACTGTCCACTAG
- the stard14 gene encoding START domain containing 14 yields MSLASILPDDSAFDNFKEQCLSTSGNWHNKYDKYGMQVWMEIPKDKGNSSGSKVHKLKCKIAINEVSASTMYDVIHDSEYRKTWDPNMEESYDIARVSECADLGYYSWRCPKPIKNRDVVTLRSWRVTKDEYLIINFSVKHPKHPPRSNVVRAVSILTGYYIKPTGPNSCIFIYLSQADPKGSLPKWLVNKASEVLAPRVLKCVHEAGQQYSKWKEQNRPDHKPWLYPDQCTLPKMNPAELAIQRGDSLENVDESAMQDES; encoded by the exons ATGTCTCTTGCCAGCATCCTACCGGACGACTCTGCGTTTGACAATTTCAAGGAGCAGTGTTTGTCCACCAGTGGAAATTGGCACAACAAGTACGACAAATACGGTATGCAAGTATGGATGGAAATCCCGAAGGACAAAGGAAACAGTTCTGGGTCGAAAGTGCACAAACTAAag TGCAAAATCGCAATCAATGAAGTCTCTGCATCCACTATGTACGACGTCATCCACGACAGCGAGTACCGGAAGACGTGGGACCCCAACATGGAGGAGAGCTATGACATTGCCCGTGTCTCCGAGTGCGCCGACCTCGGCTACTACTCAT GGCGTTGTCCAAAGCCAATCAAGAATCGGGATGTGGTGACCCTGCGCTCGTGGCGAGTGACAAAGGACGAATACCTCATCATCAATTTCTCAGTCAAACATCCG AAACACCCTCCTCGCAGTAACGTGGTACGAGCCGTTTCCATCCTCACCGGGTATTACATCAAGCCCACAGGACCCAACAGctgcatttttatttatctCTCACAAGCCGACCCCAAAG GTTCTCTTCCAAAGTGGTTAGTAAACAAAGCTTCTGAAGTCCTGGCACCGAGG GTGTTGAAGTGTGTGCACGAGGCGGGTCAGCAGTATTCCAAGTGGAAGGAGCAGAACCGTCCAGATCACAAGCCGTGGCTGTACCCCGATCAGTGCACGCTACCCAAGATGAACCCAGCCGAGCTGGCCATCCAGCGGGGCGACTCGCTGGAGAACGTGGACGAGAGCGCCATGCAGGATGAAAGTTGA
- the gdpd2 gene encoding glycerophosphoinositol inositolphosphodiesterase GDPD2 isoform X3: MPGQSACFWFSFLTLITLLSVCWMYICLVTSNDREDVNWKGFIKLKRWVNWFMVLIIVSAVLTSYCVLLLLFALFQVALREPLNLHWLHKCLLVLSLLFISLGIIGISLQWMREWPTVPLSLQATAPFLQFGAVGSLVLLSPFVFEGFHMAKSKWSRFLMASLCAVVSAAVLLCPLLIHSPCLIDHSDLPPKPKLIGHRGAPMLAPENTMMSFRKSLQCGVTALETDVQISKDRIPFLMHDHDSGFLRRTTDVKKKFPHTDFNASTELSWTDLKSLNAGEWFLQTDPFRSLSQLSTEDKEEARNQSVASLLQLLHLAKSHNVSVIFDLYSPDQKNDTVDVIKTILMSELDPSLVLWLPPTERDYVKTAAPGLVHVYDNEHDMFQNGGNHLNRQYNKLNTEQIRHLVGQNVTVNVWVVNESWLFSLLWCAGVSSVTTNACHLLKDLRRPNWIMVQVLVLLSLLHKQVAGLKLKAVQKGRCHSNVLACHSSEWVCFRPVGRTYWCGSQWTWFLLS; the protein is encoded by the exons ATGCCAGGACAA AGTGCATGCTTCTGGTTCTCATTCCTCACTTTGATCACCTTGCTGTCGGTGTGTTGGATGTACATCTGTCTGGTCACTTCAAATGACCGAGAGGATGTCAACTG GAAGGGCTTTATCAAACTGAAGCGCTGGGTGAACTGGTTCATGGTGCTGATCATCGTCTCAGCGGTGTTAACCAGCTACTGTGTACTGCTGCTG CTTTTTGCTTTATTCCAAGTTGCCTTGAGAGAACCActaaacttacattggctccataAG TGCCTCCTAGTCCTCAGTTTGCTTTTCATCTCTCTTGGAATCATCGGAATAAGTCTCCAGTGGATGAGAGAATGGCCAACTGTTCCTCTCTCACTCCAG GCGACCGCTCCTTTCTTGCAGTTCGGTGCCGTTGGAAGCTTGGTTCTGCTGAGCCCATTTGTCTTCGAGGGATTCCACATGGCCAAAAGCAAAT GGTCTCGCTTCCTGATGGCATCGTTGTGCGCTGTAGTTTCTGCAGCCGTCCTTCTGTGTCCTTTACTCATCCATTCACCTTGTCTGATCGACCACAGCGACTTGCCTCCAAAGCCGAAGCTCATCGGCCACAGAGGCGCACCAATG CTGGCCCCCGAGAACACGATGATGTCATTCCGAAAGAGCCTTCAATGCGGCGTGACGGCACTTGAGACAGACGTGCAGATCAG TAAGGACAGAATTCCATTTTTGATGCACGATCATGACTCAGGCTTCTTAAGGAGAACAACCGACGTCAAAAAGAAGTTTCCGCACACCGATTTCAATGCGAGCACGGAGCTGAGCTGGACAGACTTGAAAAGTCTGAACGCGGGTGAATGGTTCCTACAA ACGGATCCTTTCCGCTCACTGTCTCAGCTCTCTACGGAGGATAAAGAAGAAGCCCGGAATCAGAGCGTTGCATCTTTACTGCAGCTCCTGCACCTCGCCAAGAGCCACAACGTATCGGTCATATTCGACCTTTACAGTCCCGACCAGAAGAATGACACGGTGGATGTGATCAAAACCATCCTTATGTCTGAACTGGACCCAAGCCTG GTCCTGTGGCTTCCTCCAACAGAGCGAGACTATGTGAAAACAGCCGCTCCGGGCTTGGTCCACGTCTACGACAATGAGCACGACATGTTTCAAAACGGAGGCAACCATCTCAATCGGCAGTACAACAAGTTGAACACGGAGCAAATCAG GCATCTTGTGGGTCAAAACGTAACGGTGAACGTGTGGGTGGTCAATGAGTCGTGGCTTTTCTCATTGCTGTGGTGCGCCGGGGTCAGTTCCGTCACCACCaacgcttgccatctcctcaagGACTTGCGGCGGCCCAATTGGATCATGGTACAAGTACTCGTGCTCCTTTCGCTCCTACACAAGCAGGTTGCAGGATTGAAACTGAAGGCTGTACAGAAAGGCAGGTGCCACTCGAATGTCTTGGCGTGTCACTCATCCGAATGGGTATGTTTCAGGCCCGTCGGACGTACGTACTGGTGTGGATCACAGTGGACGTGGTTTCTGTTGTCCTGA
- the gdpd2 gene encoding glycerophosphoinositol inositolphosphodiesterase GDPD2 isoform X2, with translation MSLFTTCCRGLFSCQWKRSRNARTSKSACFWFSFLTLITLLSVCWMYICLVTSNDREDVNWKGFIKLKRWVNWFMVLIIVSAVLTSYCVLLLLFALFQVALREPLNLHWLHKCLLVLSLLFISLGIIGISLQWMREWPTVPLSLQATAPFLQFGAVGSLVLLSPFVFEGFHMAKSKWSRFLMASLCAVVSAAVLLCPLLIHSPCLIDHSDLPPKPKLIGHRGAPMLAPENTMMSFRKSLQCGVTALETDVQISKDRIPFLMHDHDSGFLRRTTDVKKKFPHTDFNASTELSWTDLKSLNAGEWFLQTDPFRSLSQLSTEDKEEARNQSVASLLQLLHLAKSHNVSVIFDLYSPDQKNDTVDVIKTILMSELDPSLVLWLPPTERDYVKTAAPGLVHVYDNEHDMFQNGGNHLNRQYNKLNTEQIRHLVGQNVTVNVWVVNESWLFSLLWCAGVSSVTTNACHLLKDLRRPNWIMARRTYVLVWITVDVVSVVLMVGVYLLQRKRRCCPTKGSIGPNHKEDKNQRNIRMMHL, from the exons ATGTCGCTGTTCACCACTTGTTGTCGAGGCTTGTTCAGCTGCCAGTGGAAACGCTCGAGGAATGCCAGGACAAGTAAA AGTGCATGCTTCTGGTTCTCATTCCTCACTTTGATCACCTTGCTGTCGGTGTGTTGGATGTACATCTGTCTGGTCACTTCAAATGACCGAGAGGATGTCAACTG GAAGGGCTTTATCAAACTGAAGCGCTGGGTGAACTGGTTCATGGTGCTGATCATCGTCTCAGCGGTGTTAACCAGCTACTGTGTACTGCTGCTG CTTTTTGCTTTATTCCAAGTTGCCTTGAGAGAACCActaaacttacattggctccataAG TGCCTCCTAGTCCTCAGTTTGCTTTTCATCTCTCTTGGAATCATCGGAATAAGTCTCCAGTGGATGAGAGAATGGCCAACTGTTCCTCTCTCACTCCAG GCGACCGCTCCTTTCTTGCAGTTCGGTGCCGTTGGAAGCTTGGTTCTGCTGAGCCCATTTGTCTTCGAGGGATTCCACATGGCCAAAAGCAAAT GGTCTCGCTTCCTGATGGCATCGTTGTGCGCTGTAGTTTCTGCAGCCGTCCTTCTGTGTCCTTTACTCATCCATTCACCTTGTCTGATCGACCACAGCGACTTGCCTCCAAAGCCGAAGCTCATCGGCCACAGAGGCGCACCAATG CTGGCCCCCGAGAACACGATGATGTCATTCCGAAAGAGCCTTCAATGCGGCGTGACGGCACTTGAGACAGACGTGCAGATCAG TAAGGACAGAATTCCATTTTTGATGCACGATCATGACTCAGGCTTCTTAAGGAGAACAACCGACGTCAAAAAGAAGTTTCCGCACACCGATTTCAATGCGAGCACGGAGCTGAGCTGGACAGACTTGAAAAGTCTGAACGCGGGTGAATGGTTCCTACAA ACGGATCCTTTCCGCTCACTGTCTCAGCTCTCTACGGAGGATAAAGAAGAAGCCCGGAATCAGAGCGTTGCATCTTTACTGCAGCTCCTGCACCTCGCCAAGAGCCACAACGTATCGGTCATATTCGACCTTTACAGTCCCGACCAGAAGAATGACACGGTGGATGTGATCAAAACCATCCTTATGTCTGAACTGGACCCAAGCCTG GTCCTGTGGCTTCCTCCAACAGAGCGAGACTATGTGAAAACAGCCGCTCCGGGCTTGGTCCACGTCTACGACAATGAGCACGACATGTTTCAAAACGGAGGCAACCATCTCAATCGGCAGTACAACAAGTTGAACACGGAGCAAATCAG GCATCTTGTGGGTCAAAACGTAACGGTGAACGTGTGGGTGGTCAATGAGTCGTGGCTTTTCTCATTGCTGTGGTGCGCCGGGGTCAGTTCCGTCACCACCaacgcttgccatctcctcaagGACTTGCGGCGGCCCAATTGGATCATG GCCCGTCGGACGTACGTACTGGTGTGGATCACAGTGGACGTGGTTTCTGTTGTCCTGATGGTTGGGGTGTACTTGCTTCAGCG GAAAAGGCGATGTTGCCCGACAAAAGGAAGCATAGGCCCAAATCACAAGGAAGACAAGAACCAAAGGAATATCAGAATGATGCATTTATGA
- the LOC137840509 gene encoding contactin-3-like — translation MRIFSMRVALVLLLLSPWRHVKPEAGSSCKCTESTECSCSVGQSVTLDSGLTAASVVWKKNGEALPETVTAADGKVTFPSLTVPDAGMYVAIEGTDVTKTKAFLVQVYDPVASVRVERVAKKQVSLSCIASGSFKELKWKEGGKPVTNGENYQLRLKNAQLIIKDVPAEAGAYTCVAVQFDGSEIASDAFQLD, via the exons ATGCGGATCTTCTCGATGCGCGTTGCACTGGTGCTGCTGCTCCTCTCGCCATGGCGCCACGTTAAGCCAG AGGCAGGAAGCAGCTGCAAATGCACTGAGAGCACTGAGTGCTCCTGCAGCGTGGGTCAAAGCGTCACCTTAGATAGCGGCTTGACCGCTGCTTCAGTCGTCTGGAAGAAGAATGGCGAGGCCCTTCCTGAAACTGTTACGGCTGCCGACGGAAAGGTAACGTTCCCATCGCTGACAGTTCCTGACGCCGGGATGTACGTGGCCATCGAGGGTACGGATGTTACCAAGACGAAGGCGTTCCTTGTCCAGGTTTACG ACCCGGTCGCCTCAGTCCGCGTTGAACGTGTCGCTAAAAAGCAGGTGTCCCTCTCCTGCATCGCatcggggagcttcaaagaactCAAGTGGAAGGAGGGAGGAAAGCCTGTCACCAATGGCGAGAACTACCAGCTCAGACTGAAGAACGCGCAGTTGATCATCAAGGATGTCCCAGCCGAGGCGGGGGCCTACACTTGCGTGGCCGTACAATTCGACGGCAGCGAGATCGCGTCCGATGCTTTCCAACTGGACTGA